The genomic interval GATAACATATTTTGTACTCATCCTTGTACCTCCGCATACAATTGCCAAATCAAGATCTGGCTTTATAATCGTTTACCCTGTAATTGCTACAATATCGTTATTCAGGCATTTATTCAACTAGTTCCATTATGAGCTAATTACACTGTGTCCGCCAAACTCATTGCGTAGAGCGGCAACGACTTTCCCAGAGAACGTATTCTCCTCAAGGGATCGGTATCTCATCAAAAGCGACATCGCAATAACTGGTGTTGCTGTTTGTAAATCCAGTGCCGTTTCGAGTGTCCATTTGCCTTCTCCCGAAGAGTGCATGATGCCCTTTAAGCCGTCCAATCGCGCATCTTTTGCAAATGCATTTTCCGTTAGCTCCATCAGCCAAGATCTGATAACAGATCCATTGTTCCAAACGCGTGCAACCTTCTCAAAATCAAAGTCATAAGCGCTTTTTTCTAGCAACTCAAACCCTTCTGCAATTGCCTGCATCATTCCATATTCAACACCATTATGGACCATCTTCAGAAAGTGACCGCTGCCGCTTTCCCCTGCATGTAAATATCCGTCCTCGACGCAAATATCACGAAATAGCTGTTCGACTGATTCAAATGCTGCCTTATTGCCACCGATCATCGTACATGCGCCTGATCTTGCACCGGAAGTTCCACCGCTTGTTCCAACATCAAGGAAGTGAATGTTCTTTTCTGC from Paenibacillus sp. FSL K6-3182 carries:
- the gnd gene encoding phosphogluconate dehydrogenase (NAD(+)-dependent, decarboxylating) → MQIGIIGLGKMGYNLMLNGMEHNHKTVVYDVNIDVVHKAEEEGAKGEKSIEELVQSLAAPRVIWLMVPAGELTDAVIKEVSTFLAAGDILIDGGNSNYKDTIKRAAQLAEKNIHFLDVGTSGGTSGARSGACTMIGGNKAAFESVEQLFRDICVEDGYLHAGESGSGHFLKMVHNGVEYGMMQAIAEGFELLEKSAYDFDFEKVARVWNNGSVIRSWLMELTENAFAKDARLDGLKGIMHSSGEGKWTLETALDLQTATPVIAMSLLMRYRSLEENTFSGKVVAALRNEFGGHSVISS